Proteins found in one Halobaculum sp. MBLA0147 genomic segment:
- a CDS encoding aminopeptidase translates to MDPRVREHAETVVDHSLGLESGDDLVIQVPAVAEDFAVALHELAGDRGANPIYLNNSERAERAFLRARGEDFETPEHQLALHEAADAFVISRGGPNATERSDVPPETTADYNRAMRPVQDERLASDWCLTQFPTPGRAQLAGMSTEAYENFVYDAVSLDWEAQREFQSQMVEILDDADEVRIRSGEETDVTMSVAGNSTLNDFGRANLPGGEVFTAPVRDSVEGTVHFDLPLYRQGREIEGARVRFEAGRVESFSADRNEDVLAGVFDTDESARYLGELGIGMNRAIDRFTYNMLFDEKMGDTVHMAVGAAYPETVGEENERNESAEHVDMIVDMSEDSVIEVDGEVVQRDGTFVFEE, encoded by the coding sequence ATGGACCCACGAGTACGCGAACACGCCGAGACGGTCGTCGACCACTCGCTGGGACTCGAGTCGGGCGACGACCTCGTGATCCAGGTACCGGCCGTCGCCGAGGACTTCGCCGTCGCGCTCCACGAACTCGCCGGCGACCGAGGTGCGAACCCGATCTACCTCAACAACTCCGAGCGCGCCGAACGCGCCTTCCTCCGGGCCCGTGGGGAGGACTTCGAGACGCCAGAGCACCAACTCGCACTCCACGAGGCCGCCGACGCGTTCGTCATCTCTCGCGGCGGCCCCAACGCCACGGAGCGGTCCGACGTGCCCCCGGAGACGACGGCCGACTACAACCGCGCGATGCGGCCGGTCCAAGACGAACGACTCGCCTCGGACTGGTGTCTCACCCAGTTCCCGACGCCCGGACGCGCGCAACTCGCCGGGATGTCGACGGAGGCGTACGAGAACTTCGTCTACGACGCCGTCTCACTCGACTGGGAGGCCCAACGCGAGTTCCAGTCACAGATGGTGGAGATCTTGGACGACGCCGACGAAGTCCGTATCCGGTCGGGCGAGGAGACGGACGTGACGATGTCCGTCGCCGGCAACTCGACGCTCAACGACTTCGGCCGCGCGAACCTCCCCGGCGGCGAGGTGTTCACCGCACCGGTCAGAGACAGCGTCGAGGGGACGGTCCACTTCGACCTCCCGTTGTACCGACAGGGGCGCGAGATCGAGGGGGCCCGCGTCCGCTTCGAGGCGGGTCGCGTCGAGTCGTTCTCGGCGGATCGCAACGAGGACGTCCTCGCGGGCGTGTTCGACACCGACGAGTCCGCCCGCTACCTCGGCGAACTCGGCATCGGGATGAACCGCGCCATCGACCGGTTCACCTACAACATGTTGTTCGACGAGAAGATGGGCGACACGGTCCACATGGCCGTCGGCGCGGCCTACCCGGAGACCGTCGGCGAGGAGAACGAACGCAACGAGTCCGCCGAACACGTCGACATGATCGTCGACATGAGCGAGGACTCCGTCATCGAGGTCGACGGCGAGGTCGTCCAACGCGACGGAACCTTCGTCTTCGAGGAGTAG
- the gap gene encoding type I glyceraldehyde-3-phosphate dehydrogenase, with protein MSKYGLTAADDVTDPVRVGLNGFGRIGRNALRAVLTEPRVELVGVNDVMDPEDMRYLGRYDTVMGRLELELDDDELVVGDTSVPIHDEQDPAALPWGDRDVDVALEATGVFRTREDAARHLDAGAEKVLISAPPKGEEYVQQIVYGVNHDEYDGDRIVSNASCTTNSVTPIAKVLDAEFGIESGTLTTVHAYTGSQNLVDGPKGKTRRGRAAAENIVPTSTGAAQAATQILPQLEGKLDGMAMRVPVPNGSITELVVDLSANPTATEINDAFRDAADSGPLAGVLGYTDDEVVSSDIVGLPFSSYVDCNSTNVVGDDGLVKVLTWYDNEFGFSNRMLDVAQFVTDY; from the coding sequence ATGAGTAAATATGGACTCACGGCGGCAGACGACGTGACGGATCCGGTGCGGGTCGGCCTCAACGGGTTCGGACGGATCGGGCGGAACGCGTTGCGAGCGGTGCTCACCGAGCCCAGAGTGGAGTTGGTCGGTGTCAACGACGTGATGGACCCCGAGGACATGCGGTACCTCGGACGGTACGACACGGTCATGGGCCGGCTGGAGTTGGAACTCGACGACGACGAACTCGTCGTCGGCGACACCTCCGTGCCGATCCACGACGAACAGGACCCCGCGGCGCTGCCGTGGGGAGACCGCGACGTGGACGTGGCTCTGGAGGCGACGGGCGTCTTCCGGACGCGCGAGGACGCCGCCCGCCACCTCGACGCCGGGGCGGAGAAGGTGCTGATCTCCGCGCCGCCGAAGGGCGAGGAGTACGTCCAACAGATCGTCTACGGGGTGAACCACGACGAGTACGACGGAGACCGGATCGTCTCGAACGCCTCCTGTACGACGAACTCCGTCACGCCCATCGCGAAGGTGTTGGACGCCGAGTTCGGCATCGAGTCGGGGACGCTCACGACAGTCCACGCGTACACGGGGAGTCAGAACCTCGTCGACGGACCGAAGGGGAAGACTCGCCGCGGGCGCGCGGCCGCCGAGAACATCGTCCCCACCTCCACCGGCGCGGCACAGGCCGCCACGCAGATCCTCCCGCAGTTGGAGGGGAAACTCGACGGGATGGCGATGCGCGTGCCGGTGCCGAACGGCTCGATCACGGAGCTCGTCGTCGACCTGTCGGCGAACCCGACGGCGACGGAGATCAACGACGCGTTCCGCGACGCCGCCGACAGCGGGCCGCTGGCGGGTGTGCTCGGCTACACCGACGACGAGGTCGTCTCCTCGGACATCGTCGGCCTCCCGTTCTCCTCGTACGTCGACTGCAACTCGACGAACGTCGTCGGCGACGACGGACTGGTGAAGGTGTTGACGTGGTACGACAACGAGTTCGGCTTCTCGAACCGGATGCTCGACGTGGCGCAGTTCGTCACCGACTACTGA